The Lasioglossum baleicum chromosome 15, iyLasBale1, whole genome shotgun sequence genome has a segment encoding these proteins:
- the LOC143216176 gene encoding meiosis-specific nuclear structural protein 1-like produces MDDRPRIEEEAAGSAEMRDCIANFRRRSRNRGLDDEIAELEAELRQAYIAKELQVQLGEKETERYIEKMRQRQAVKMMRQEKQAALEMDICRRTEILRKSEDYRRQLTEQITRKQEERGAMMEEDRREREILTEVDRIREQSEKYTGMRMKRELAESVNRERSILEKMKQIHNEEQMEVEAKKLANDREYLQELDRRTEEAKQLRVEQIQSRERAMHEIAKILTSATTEREKRMALVGEIIAEDVKRELSIKEKEEIVRREKMRDDLVANLEEQIVFTEQCKLRFVEQDRAFAEEIMKKIMEDEKTAKLTAQAKRRMQLQYREDLTGMIEERQKIREVEIAKVEEEARKEYMLKMVDLRRVTQEKKRLLEKHALNVVGFLDEHTLSHEEKDIMTKAFEEKSAQ; encoded by the coding sequence ATGGACGACCGGCCGAGAATCGAAGAAGAAGCGGCAGGGTCTGCCGAGATGAGAGATTGCATCGCGAACTTCAGACGAAGAAGCCGAAATCGAGGGTTGGACGACGAGATCGCCGAACTCGAAGCTGAACTGCGACAAGCGTACATCGCGAAGGAGTTGCAGGTGCAGCTCGGGGAAAAGGAGACGGAGCGATACATCGAGAAAATGCGGCAACGGCAAGCCGTGAAAATGATGCGGCAGGAGAAGCAGGCGGCTCTCGAGATGGATATTTGTCGAAGGACCGAGATTCTTCGTAAATCCGAGGATTACAGACGGCAGCTGACAGAGCAGATAACGAGAAAACAGGAAGAGAGAGGCGCGATGATGGAGGAGGACCGCAGGGAAAGGGAAATCTTAACGGAAGTTGACAGAATACGCGAGCAGTCTGAAAAATACACTGGGATGAGAATGAAGAGGGAACTGGCCGAGAGTGTAAACCGAGAACGTTCCATTCTGGAGAAAATGAAACAGATTCACAATGAAGAGCAGATGGAAGTCGAAGCGAAGAAACTCGCGAACGACAGGGAATATTTGCAAGAGCTTGATCGACGAACAGAGGAGGCGAAACAGCTTCGCGTGGAACAGATACAGAGCCGGGAGCGAGCAATGCACGAAATAGCGAAAATATTGACGAGTGCGACCACCGAGAGGGAAAAGAGAATGGCGTTGGTCGGTGAAATAATAGCGGAAGACGTGAAACGTGAGCTGTCGATCAAAGAAAAGGAAGAGATTGTTCGAAGGGAGAAGATGAGGGACGATTTGGTAGCCAATTTGGAGGAACAGATCGTTTTCACGGAACAGTGTAAACTGCGCTTTGTTGAGCAAGATAGGGCATTCGCGGAAGAAATCATGAAGAAGATTATGGAGGATGAGAAAACTGCTAAACTGACCGCGCAGGCTAAACGAAGAATGCAGTTGCAGTATCGGGAAGATTTGACTGGAATGATCGAGGAACGTCAGAAGATTCGAGAGGTCGAAATTGCTAAAGTCGAGGAGGAAGCTAGGAAAGAATATATGTTGAAGATGGTCGATCTCCGTCGTGTCACGCAAGAGAAGAAACGATTATTAGAGAAACATGCGTTAAACGTGGTTGGCTTTTTAGATGAGCATACCCTCTCCCACGAAGAAAAGGATATCATGACAAAAGCATTCGAGGAGAAATCGGCACAATAA